The genome window ACGCCCAATCGCGTCACGAGCCTGAACCGAAATCTTCGGACCGTAGAAAGCAGCTCCGCCTGGATCCGGAACAAGGTCGAGGCCGGATTTATCTGCTACACGCCGGAGAATCTCCGTCGAGCGCTCCCAGATTTCATCAGAACCGACGAACTTGTTCGGGTCTTTCGTCGACAGCTCCAGATAGAAATCATCGAGCCCGTAATCCTTCAGCAGCGAAATGATGAAATCAAGAACCGTGCTGAGTTCATTTTCAAGCTGATCTTCGGTGCAGTAGATATGGGCATCGTCCTGCGTGAATCCACGGGCTCGGGTGAGGCCATGAATGACGCCTGATTTTTCATACCGATACACCGTGCCGAATTCGAACAAGCGCAGAGGCAATTCGCGGTACGACCGCCCCTTGGATGCAAAAATCAGATTGTGCATCGGGCAGTTCATCGGCTTGGCGTAGTAATCCTGAGCCGGCTTCGTGATGTTCCCCTCGGCATCCCGTTCCTCATCCAACTTCATGGGAGGGAACATGCCATCCTTGTAAAAATCAAGGTGGCCGGATTTTTGGAACAAATCTCCCTTGGTCAGATGCGGAGTGTAGACGAAGGAATATCCAGCTTCGATGTGGCGCCGTCGCGAGTGCTGCTCCATTTCATTGCGGACGATACCGCCGTCAGGATGGAAGACAGGGAAACCTGAGCCGATTTCATCCGGGAAGCTGAAAAGATTCAGTTCAGCGCCGAGACGACGGTGGTCGCGGCGTTCTGCTTCTTCCATCCGCTGCTGATACTCTTGCAGCGCTTCTTTCGACTCGAAAGCCGTCCCGTAGATTCGCTGCATACCGTCGTTGTTTTGATCACCACGCCAGTACGCAGCAGAACTCCGCTGAAGGGCGAAAGCGGCGATGTATTTCGTCGTCGGCACGTGAGGACCACGACACAGATCAAACCATTCGACCTCGCCGGTCCGAGGATTGACGTTGTTATAAGCAGTTAGCTCGCCAGCAGTGTCAAGATCCGCGTCCTCATCGAGAACGGTGCCCTTTGACTTATCGTCGATGAGCTCTAACTTGTATGGCTCATCTTTCAACGCTTCGCGGGCGTCATCAAGGGACTTCCACACAACGCGTTCGAATCGCTGTCCCGATTTAATGATCTTCTTCATCCGCTTTTCGATGCGTTTGAGATCGTCGGGAGTAAAGGCGTGGTCGGTGCCAAAGTCGTAGTAGAAA of Corynebacterium kroppenstedtii DSM 44385 contains these proteins:
- the thrS gene encoding threonine--tRNA ligase, producing MKPLGLPTKGPEAVVCVKTNDGTIRDLSFAPTEDTEVTTVIAASDEGRAVIRHSCTHVMAQAVQAEFPGTKLGIGPAIADGFYYDFGTDHAFTPDDLKRIEKRMKKIIKSGQRFERVVWKSLDDAREALKDEPYKLELIDDKSKGTVLDEDADLDTAGELTAYNNVNPRTGEVEWFDLCRGPHVPTTKYIAAFALQRSSAAYWRGDQNNDGMQRIYGTAFESKEALQEYQQRMEEAERRDHRRLGAELNLFSFPDEIGSGFPVFHPDGGIVRNEMEQHSRRRHIEAGYSFVYTPHLTKGDLFQKSGHLDFYKDGMFPPMKLDEERDAEGNITKPAQDYYAKPMNCPMHNLIFASKGRSYRELPLRLFEFGTVYRYEKSGVIHGLTRARGFTQDDAHIYCTEDQLENELSTVLDFIISLLKDYGLDDFYLELSTKDPNKFVGSDEIWERSTEILRRVADKSGLDLVPDPGGAAFYGPKISVQARDAIGRTWQMSTVQLDFNLPERFELEYTAPDGSKQRPIMIHRALFGSIERFFGVLLEHYAGAFPAWLAPHQVVGIPVADEFSPYLGEVVDKLRARGVRAEVDISDDRMQKKIRNHTTHKAPFMLLAGGRDAEAGAVSFRFLDGSQVNGVPVEKAVDVISTWVEEHNNEQPTKELIEARVRG